From a single Cygnus atratus isolate AKBS03 ecotype Queensland, Australia chromosome 10, CAtr_DNAZoo_HiC_assembly, whole genome shotgun sequence genomic region:
- the DNAJB8 gene encoding dnaJ homolog subfamily B member 8, with product MVDYYKVLGLQKNASQDDIRKSYRRLALQWHPDKNSSNKEEAEKKFKAVAEAYKVLSDPQKRSLYDRSVKESRSHRARSPSMGHNSFFDATYVFQDPNEIFRDFFGGMDPFVDVFWDPFDNIRNGDENKHGPSGRGSCSHSFSDFVQSFMPFNPFSPSEQPTFSFAEDMAEPHSFRSVLTTTEGINGKRVTTWKIIENGQERIEVEEDGHLRSVTKNGRDHLKL from the coding sequence ATGGTGGACTACTACAAAGTCCTTGGACTGCAAAAAAACGCCTCCCAGGATGACATTAGGAAATCCTACCGCAGACTGGCACTACAATGGCATCCTGACAAGAATTCCAGCAACAAGGAGGAAGCcgaaaagaaattcaaagctgTCGCTGAGGCATACAAGGTTTTGTCTGACCCTCAGAAACGGTCGCTCTATGACAGGTCTGTTAAGGAGAGCAGATCCCACAGAGCAAGAAGTCCCTCGATGGGCCATAACAGCTTCTTTGACGCCACTTATGTATTCCAAGACCCCAATGAGATCTTTAGGGATTTCTTTGGAGGGATGGATCCCTTTGTGGATGTTTTCTGGGACCCATTTGACAACATCAGAAACGGTGATGAAAACAAGCACGGTCCAAGTGGAAGAGGAAGCTGCTCCCATTCGTTTTCTGACTTCGTGCAGTCTTTCATGCCATTTAATCCATTCAGCCCCAGTGAGCAGCCCACCTTCTCCTTTGCTGAGGACATGGCTGAGCCACACAGTTTCAGGTCAGTCTTAACCACTACTGAAGGGATCAACGGCAAGAGGGTCACCACCTGGAAAATCATTGAGAACGGGCAGGAGAGAATAGAAGTAGAAGAAGATGGCCATTTGAGGTCTGTGACGAAAAATGGAAGAGACCACCTGAAATTATAA